In Ostrea edulis chromosome 6, xbOstEdul1.1, whole genome shotgun sequence, a single window of DNA contains:
- the LOC125647840 gene encoding putative peptidyl-tRNA hydrolase PTRHD1 produces the protein MTQNLVQYIVVRKDLLRSGWPTGALITQACHACVAAIHQFYDNENTKKYLGDVDRMHKVTLEATDEESIVKLSETLTSKGIDHKLWIEQPENIPTCIATRPYVKENIQEHFKKFKLFKS, from the exons ATGACACAAAACTTAGTACAGTATATAGTGGTCCGAAAGGATCTTTTGAGATCTGGGTGGCCGACTGGTGCACTCATTACCCAGGCTTGTCATGCTTGCGTTGCTGCAATACACCAATTCTATGACAATGAAAACACAAAGAAATATCTCGGTGATGTAGACCGAATGCATAAAGTAACATTAGAG GCAACAGATGAAGAGAGCATTGTGAAACTTTCAGAAACATTGACCAGTAAAGGGATTGATCATAAATTGTGGATAGAACAACCAGAAAACATACCAACATGTATAGCAACTAGACCCTACGTGAAGGAAAACATccaagaacattttaaaaagttcaagttgtttaaatcatga
- the LOC125647820 gene encoding transcription elongation factor B polypeptide 3-like isoform X1 yields the protein MADDIESKVLRYRSRLQTSTDEEKLQKTLLKLADIPVTVDILQKTKIGKVVNGLRKRGGDLGFLAKSIVTEWKSMVARIQSKEDEEEESNDQSVSENPNTSPEVENNSENPEYNHHEKEMSPDVQENTRSPYKKSGVADEQNHNTNRHSSSHSSRSKGGKHQESDRSKYSSREKDERHSLSREQKTSKDEKKNEERRQKSSTGDGKKSSSNSKHSKNETSLKSKIEQSHTKDVKKEENHKSHGSHSKTKDSQSNVEIGDKKDNKLSERKHSSRDSSKHSGHKHGHSSNESSKSESRHSEHKRSSSQSSSKDKTPNKHSDHSGSHSKHDSSNPNSKNHHDKRSYTYSEENCDKTRHDMNHSSSKSGDREVTKTKRTLSDSESENSVEETDVVDHNQSKVLGQWNGFSSDGEMEDEPGGFSFNDEYVDHEALLNEALNKYHMEPQVPKREDSSSISDKKSHNLSSGEMLTDYPNKGKNSDSHKRRRTDDDKERSSSHKEKVGKDDSGNRSHSSHNKSRSSSSSKSSSHKQDKEDRKRKHEQDNKSESKKSRSSDQKQDNKSESKKSRSSDQSKEVVSFEESIVVPVKKPKADPNYEKLKSKFKIKKKGEASEEKKSKAELTSVKGDMMGSDKVKVPTPASKLKLSERDLASLVRNNTTPTFYQVDENLSAADQFDDSLIGQKSYARTQVYSGKKNNVVPIVVSLQEICVNLLMNHIDSIEAVGSAVPFYILEPVLKKCTPAQLYRLEDFNPHFLEDSDPLWKLHCEREFRGSEPDEFESYRELYLRKFDEKERKLKAIKDNISQSMAKAVPERTAKLAYIDSYVKPPREVRRQQLKYGTAGSSSGERSKKFAHLMDPIAIGRKDREDKAVRQKAPMMQKTLMMLKKIRK from the exons ATGGCTGATGATATCGAGAGTAAAGTTCTTAGATACAGGTCCCGCTTACAGACCAGTACGGATGAAGAAAAG TTACAAAAAACACTATTAAAGCTAGCAGACATCCCAGTAACGGTTGACATTCTGCAG AAGACAAAAATAGGGAAAGTTGTTAATGGACTCAGAAAGAGAGGTGGGGATTTGGGATTTCTTGCTAAAAGCATTGTCACAGAATGGAAGTCTATGGTTGCTCGCATACAATCTAAAGAAGATGAAGAGGAAGAAAGCAATGACCAGTCTGTGTCCGAAAATCCAAATACTAGTCCGGAGGTAGAAAATAATTCAGAAAATCCAGAGTATAATCACCATGAAAAGGAAATGAGTCCAGATGTACAAGAAAACACAAGATCTCCATACAAAAAAAGTGGAGTGGCAGATGAGCAAAACCATAACACAAATAGACATTCGTCAAGTCACTCATCACGCAGTAAAGGGGGTAAACACCAGGAATCGGATAGATCAAAGTATAGTTCTAGAGAAAAAGATGAAAGACATTCATTGAGCCGAGAACAAAAAACAAGTAAggatgaaaagaaaaatgaGGAAAGGAGACAAAAGTCTTCAACTGGAGATGGGAAAAAGTCAAGTAGTAATAGTAAACACTCAAAGAATGAAACTAGTTTGAAGTCTAAGATAGAACAATCTCATACTAAAGATGTTAAGAAGGAGGAAAACCACAAAAGTCATGGGTCTCATTCCAAAACTAAAGACTCTCAATCTAATGTTGAAATAGGTGATAAAAAAGACAACAAACTCTCTGAAAGGAAGCATTCCAGCAGGGACTCTAGCAAACACTCTGGTCATAAACATGGACATTCTTCAAATGAAAGTAGTAAAAGTGAAAGTAGGCACTCTGAGCATAAGCGCTCCAGTAGTCAGTCAAGTAGCAAAGACAAAACTCCCAACAAACACAGTGATCACTCAGGAAGTCACAGTAAGCATGATAGCAGCAACCCTAACAGTAAAAACCACCATGATAAGAGATCATATACTTATTCAGAAGAAAACTGTGATAAAACCAGACATGATATGAATCATTCCAGTTCTAAATCCGGTGATAGAGAAGTCACAAAAACAAAGCGCACGTTATCTGACAGTGAGAGTGAGAATTCTGTAGAAGAAACGGATGTAGTGGATCACAATCAGAGCAAGGTGTTGGGGCAGTGGAATGGATTTAGCTCTGATGGTGAGATGGAAGATGAACCCGGAGGTTTCTCTTTTAATGATGAGTATGTGGACCATGAGGCCCTGCTAAATGAGGCCCTCAATAAATATCACATGGAACCTCAAGTGCCAAAGAGAGAAGATTCTTCTAGCATTTCTGATAAAAAGTCCCATAATCTCTCCTCAGGGGAAATGCTCACGGATTATCCAAACAAGGGTAAAAACTCTGATTCTCATAAAAGGAGAAGAACTGATGATGACAAAGAACGATCCAGTTCACACAAGGAAAAAGTTGGAAAAGATGATTCTGGGAATAGATCTCATTCCTCACATAATAAATCAAGGTCAAGTTCTAGTTCAAAATCTAGCAGTCACAAACAGGATAAAGAAGACAGAAAACGAAAACACGAACAGGACAATAAATCCGAGTCCAAAAAGTCGCGCTCCAGTGACCAGAAACAGGACAATAAATCAGAGTCCAAAAAGTCGCGCTCCAGTGACCAGAGCAAAGAGGTCGTGTCCTTTGAGGAAAGCATTGTTGTTCCTGTGAAAAAACCCAAAGCAGATCCAAATTATGAAAAACTCAAATCCAAGTTCAAGATAAAAAAGAAGGGAGAAGCATCTGAGGAAAAGAAATCAAAAGCTGAGTTAACATCAGTAAAAGGAGACATGATGGGTAGTGACAAAGTAAAGGTTCCTACTCCAGCCTCCAAG CTGAAGCTCTCTGAGAGAGACCTTGCCAGTCTGGTGCGTAACAACACCACACCCACTTTTTACCAGGTGGATGAGAACCTATCTGCTGCTGATCAGTTTGACGATTCTTTGATTGGACAGAAGAGCTATGCTAGGACCCAGGTGTACtctgggaaaaaaaataatgttgtTCCTATAGTAGTCTCACTTCAGGAAATCTGTGTCAATCTTCTTATGAACCATATTGATA GTATTGAAGCTGTAGGGAGCGCTGTGCCATTCTACATACTGGAACCAGTGCTCAAAAAATGTACTCCTGCTCAATTGTACAGATTAGAGGACTTCAACCCA CATTTCCTAGAGGACAGTGATCCACTGTGGAAGTTACATTGTGAGCGGGAATTCCGAGGATCAGAGCCTGATGAATTTGAATCATACCGTGAATTATATCTG AGAAAATTTGATGAGAAGGAAAGGAAGCTGAAAGCAATCAAAGATAACATATCTCAGTCTATGGCAAAGGCAGTGCCAG AGAGGACGGCTAAACTTGCCTACATAGACAGTTATGTTAAACCTCCTCGTGAAGTTCGCAGGCAGCAGTTAAAGTACGGCACAGCTGGTTCATCATCCGGGGAAAGGTCCAAGAAGTTTGCACATCTCATGGATCCCATCGCCATCGGACGGAAAGACAGGGAGGATAAGG CAGTGAGACAGAAAGCTCCAATGATGCAGAAGACACTGATGATGTTGAAGAAAATCCGAAAATAG
- the LOC125647826 gene encoding alpha-(1,3)-fucosyltransferase C-like has product MPLKKQRCVFGVLTTATVLLCVAYFREIRYTLFLTKKNQERLQYDSTTSTRIKVLPPAKTMLLYNPKHWETAIWKSFTNTSFWENCPYSCQITTDRKLYNKSDAVVFVIDLLGGGNLPKKMPQQVWIFAQYESTDYLMKEIGSQFVTKGNLEKYNRRVNWTLSYRRDSDIPFTHGSYGAKRGKERKYVDNKYGVAWFVSHCRTTSKRENYVRLIRKTTDVDIYGSCGSLKAPNCPKTRGDAIRECWGLSPSKCYDILDKKYLFYLSFENALCRDYVTEKGLHHVTQHQVIPIMRGGANYSIFSPPKSYINTRDFSSIEHLSKYLESVEKDKSLQHNFLNWKEYYDSSYPIENWRNNMCNICQRLNNPMKYSRIYDDIYKWIVTPNNKPGCFVPTDL; this is encoded by the coding sequence ATGCCATTGAAAAAGCAGAGATGTGTGTTTGGAGTGTTAACCACTGCAACAGTCTTGCTATGTGTCGCATACTTTCGAGAAATAagatataccctatttttaacCAAAAAGAATCAAGAAAGACTTCAGTATGATTCCACAACATCGACACGTATCAAAGTACTTCCACCAGCTAAAACGATGCTTCTGTACAACCCAAAACATTGGGAGACGGCAATCTGGAAATCCTTTACAAACACGAGCTTTTGGGAGAATTGTCCATATTCGTGTCAAATTACAACAGACAGaaaactatataataaaagtgATGCAGTGGTATTTGTGATTGACTTATTAGGAGGGGGTAATTTACCGAAGAAAATGCCCCAACAAGTCTGGATATTTGCTCAGTACGAATCTACCGATTATTTGATGAAAGAGATTGGTAGCCAGTTCGTCACAAAGGGGAATCTGGAGAAATATAATCGCAGAGTGAACTGGACGTTGAGTTACAGGAGAGATTCAGACATTCCATTCACCCATGGTTCTTATGGAGCGAAGAgagggaaagaaagaaaatatgtagACAATAAATATGGCGTAGCTTGGTTTGTGTCACACTGCAGAACGACTTCTAAAAGGGAAAACTATGTTCGTTTGATAAGGAAAACTACCGATGTGGATATATACGGATCATGCGGTTCCTTAAAAGCTCCTAATTGTCCCAAAACAAGAGGAGATGCCATCCGGGAATGCTGGGGTTTATCACCGAGTAAATGTTACGACATTCTAGataagaaatatttgttttatctgtCATTCGAAAACGCACTCTGCCGAGATTACGTCACAGAGAAGGGACTTCATCACGTGACTCAACACCAAGTCATCCCCATCATGCGGGGAGGGGCAAATTATTCTATTTTCAGCCCTCCAAAATCCTATATTAATACAAGAGATTTTTCATCTATAgaacatttatcaaaatatcttgAAAGTGTCGAGAAGGacaaaagtttacaacataatTTTCTGAACTGGAAGGAATACTATGACTCGAGTTACCCCATTGAGAACTGGCGTAATAATATGTGCAATATCTGTCAACGACTAAATAATCCCATGAAATATTCAAGAATCTATGACGATATTTACAAGTGGATTGTTACACCAAATAATAAACCAGGATGTTTTGTACCTACTGATTTGTAA
- the LOC125647820 gene encoding transcription elongation factor B polypeptide 3-like isoform X2, with translation MVARIQSKEDEEEESNDQSVSENPNTSPEVENNSENPEYNHHEKEMSPDVQENTRSPYKKSGVADEQNHNTNRHSSSHSSRSKGGKHQESDRSKYSSREKDERHSLSREQKTSKDEKKNEERRQKSSTGDGKKSSSNSKHSKNETSLKSKIEQSHTKDVKKEENHKSHGSHSKTKDSQSNVEIGDKKDNKLSERKHSSRDSSKHSGHKHGHSSNESSKSESRHSEHKRSSSQSSSKDKTPNKHSDHSGSHSKHDSSNPNSKNHHDKRSYTYSEENCDKTRHDMNHSSSKSGDREVTKTKRTLSDSESENSVEETDVVDHNQSKVLGQWNGFSSDGEMEDEPGGFSFNDEYVDHEALLNEALNKYHMEPQVPKREDSSSISDKKSHNLSSGEMLTDYPNKGKNSDSHKRRRTDDDKERSSSHKEKVGKDDSGNRSHSSHNKSRSSSSSKSSSHKQDKEDRKRKHEQDNKSESKKSRSSDQKQDNKSESKKSRSSDQSKEVVSFEESIVVPVKKPKADPNYEKLKSKFKIKKKGEASEEKKSKAELTSVKGDMMGSDKVKVPTPASKLKLSERDLASLVRNNTTPTFYQVDENLSAADQFDDSLIGQKSYARTQVYSGKKNNVVPIVVSLQEICVNLLMNHIDSIEAVGSAVPFYILEPVLKKCTPAQLYRLEDFNPHFLEDSDPLWKLHCEREFRGSEPDEFESYRELYLRKFDEKERKLKAIKDNISQSMAKAVPERTAKLAYIDSYVKPPREVRRQQLKYGTAGSSSGERSKKFAHLMDPIAIGRKDREDKAVRQKAPMMQKTLMMLKKIRK, from the exons ATGGTTGCTCGCATACAATCTAAAGAAGATGAAGAGGAAGAAAGCAATGACCAGTCTGTGTCCGAAAATCCAAATACTAGTCCGGAGGTAGAAAATAATTCAGAAAATCCAGAGTATAATCACCATGAAAAGGAAATGAGTCCAGATGTACAAGAAAACACAAGATCTCCATACAAAAAAAGTGGAGTGGCAGATGAGCAAAACCATAACACAAATAGACATTCGTCAAGTCACTCATCACGCAGTAAAGGGGGTAAACACCAGGAATCGGATAGATCAAAGTATAGTTCTAGAGAAAAAGATGAAAGACATTCATTGAGCCGAGAACAAAAAACAAGTAAggatgaaaagaaaaatgaGGAAAGGAGACAAAAGTCTTCAACTGGAGATGGGAAAAAGTCAAGTAGTAATAGTAAACACTCAAAGAATGAAACTAGTTTGAAGTCTAAGATAGAACAATCTCATACTAAAGATGTTAAGAAGGAGGAAAACCACAAAAGTCATGGGTCTCATTCCAAAACTAAAGACTCTCAATCTAATGTTGAAATAGGTGATAAAAAAGACAACAAACTCTCTGAAAGGAAGCATTCCAGCAGGGACTCTAGCAAACACTCTGGTCATAAACATGGACATTCTTCAAATGAAAGTAGTAAAAGTGAAAGTAGGCACTCTGAGCATAAGCGCTCCAGTAGTCAGTCAAGTAGCAAAGACAAAACTCCCAACAAACACAGTGATCACTCAGGAAGTCACAGTAAGCATGATAGCAGCAACCCTAACAGTAAAAACCACCATGATAAGAGATCATATACTTATTCAGAAGAAAACTGTGATAAAACCAGACATGATATGAATCATTCCAGTTCTAAATCCGGTGATAGAGAAGTCACAAAAACAAAGCGCACGTTATCTGACAGTGAGAGTGAGAATTCTGTAGAAGAAACGGATGTAGTGGATCACAATCAGAGCAAGGTGTTGGGGCAGTGGAATGGATTTAGCTCTGATGGTGAGATGGAAGATGAACCCGGAGGTTTCTCTTTTAATGATGAGTATGTGGACCATGAGGCCCTGCTAAATGAGGCCCTCAATAAATATCACATGGAACCTCAAGTGCCAAAGAGAGAAGATTCTTCTAGCATTTCTGATAAAAAGTCCCATAATCTCTCCTCAGGGGAAATGCTCACGGATTATCCAAACAAGGGTAAAAACTCTGATTCTCATAAAAGGAGAAGAACTGATGATGACAAAGAACGATCCAGTTCACACAAGGAAAAAGTTGGAAAAGATGATTCTGGGAATAGATCTCATTCCTCACATAATAAATCAAGGTCAAGTTCTAGTTCAAAATCTAGCAGTCACAAACAGGATAAAGAAGACAGAAAACGAAAACACGAACAGGACAATAAATCCGAGTCCAAAAAGTCGCGCTCCAGTGACCAGAAACAGGACAATAAATCAGAGTCCAAAAAGTCGCGCTCCAGTGACCAGAGCAAAGAGGTCGTGTCCTTTGAGGAAAGCATTGTTGTTCCTGTGAAAAAACCCAAAGCAGATCCAAATTATGAAAAACTCAAATCCAAGTTCAAGATAAAAAAGAAGGGAGAAGCATCTGAGGAAAAGAAATCAAAAGCTGAGTTAACATCAGTAAAAGGAGACATGATGGGTAGTGACAAAGTAAAGGTTCCTACTCCAGCCTCCAAG CTGAAGCTCTCTGAGAGAGACCTTGCCAGTCTGGTGCGTAACAACACCACACCCACTTTTTACCAGGTGGATGAGAACCTATCTGCTGCTGATCAGTTTGACGATTCTTTGATTGGACAGAAGAGCTATGCTAGGACCCAGGTGTACtctgggaaaaaaaataatgttgtTCCTATAGTAGTCTCACTTCAGGAAATCTGTGTCAATCTTCTTATGAACCATATTGATA GTATTGAAGCTGTAGGGAGCGCTGTGCCATTCTACATACTGGAACCAGTGCTCAAAAAATGTACTCCTGCTCAATTGTACAGATTAGAGGACTTCAACCCA CATTTCCTAGAGGACAGTGATCCACTGTGGAAGTTACATTGTGAGCGGGAATTCCGAGGATCAGAGCCTGATGAATTTGAATCATACCGTGAATTATATCTG AGAAAATTTGATGAGAAGGAAAGGAAGCTGAAAGCAATCAAAGATAACATATCTCAGTCTATGGCAAAGGCAGTGCCAG AGAGGACGGCTAAACTTGCCTACATAGACAGTTATGTTAAACCTCCTCGTGAAGTTCGCAGGCAGCAGTTAAAGTACGGCACAGCTGGTTCATCATCCGGGGAAAGGTCCAAGAAGTTTGCACATCTCATGGATCCCATCGCCATCGGACGGAAAGACAGGGAGGATAAGG CAGTGAGACAGAAAGCTCCAATGATGCAGAAGACACTGATGATGTTGAAGAAAATCCGAAAATAG